TACAGCATCAGAATTTCTATAAGCCCTCGGACGGATTTGAACCGACGACCGACCGCTTACAAGGCGGTTGCTCTACCTACTGAGCTACGAGGGCAAAAAAACATTGATTTAAACCATGCATGAAAGTAAATCTAGCAAACTTTGGAAAATTCGTCAAGTTTGGAAGTGTGGGTAAAGGGTAATTACGGCGTTTCAGTCGCAATCAACGTGATCAGGGCATCGCCGCACGGCCAGCAGGGTAATATCGTCAAATTGTTTGGCGGTGTCAATGAAGCCAAATAGATCAGACTCGATCTGGTCTAACAAAACACTGGCAGGGACATTGGCCCACTGTTGGGCCAACGCTTGCAAACGGGCTTCGCTGAATTGATTGCCGGCCGGATTCCGCGCTTCGGGAACGCCGTCGGTAAAAGTGACCAGCACATCGCCGGGATCAAGCCTGACCCGCTCGATGTCAAAGTCGGCATCAGGGATGATGCCCACCACCGGCCCGGTAGACTCAAGTTGGGCTTTTATTTGCCCGGCCCGGTTGACAATAAGGGGCGGATTATGCCCGGCGTTGATATAGGCCAGGGAACCATTTTTAGGGTTGAGCACGCCAAAAAAGAGCGTGGCAAACATGCTCAAATCGGCATGCGTATTGGCAATGTAGTTATTGGTGTCTTCCACAATCAGCAAAACGCTGGCCCCGGCTGTTTGCAGGGTCCGCCGTTGTTTGGCGGGCCTATTTGCCGTAAAAAGATCGTCGTCCGCCAGGGTGAACAACCGTCCCAGGGAACGGCGTTGCCCGGCAAAGGCCCGCAGCAAACTGCGCACAAGCGCGGTAAAAAGGGCCGCCCCCACCCCTTTGCCGCATACGTCGGCCATCACAAAACCAATCCGGTCGTGCGTTACCGCAAAGGCATCATAAAAATCTCCCCCTACGGCCCGGGCCGGCTGAAACCGGGCGGCTATTTGCCACCCATCCGGTTGGGGTAGCTCGGTGGGCAGAAAATTGGCCTGGATGCGCCGGGCAATTTGCATCTCCCGCTCCACACTGACCAGGTTGGCCATTTTCTCCAGCCGATCCTGTCCGGCCTCACGCATGCGGCCGCTGAGCATCTTGAGAAATTGGTAGCCAATGACGCCGGTATGCGAAACCAAATCTTTAAAGTCTTCGGCCGTAATCTCCAGGGTATAAGTATTTTTGATGGCTTTGACACTGGCTGAACGAGCCTGCTTTTCCAGAATGGCCATTTCGCCAATCAGTTCCCCCGGGCCGCTGATGCCCAACATTGTTTCATCGGCCGTGCCTTCACTTTTGACCACCATTACTTCGCCGGATTTTATCACGTAAGCTCTATCGCCAAGGTCATTCTCGTGAAAAAGAAACTTATTGGCCGGATAAAACTTTTCCTGGGCAATCTGGTTGAGTTTGCTCAACGCATCGCTGGGTAGGGAGGAAAACAGGGGAATCTGTCGCAAAACTTCTGTGTTATCCCTCATAGATGGTCCTTTCTGGGGGTTTTAGACAACTTTGGAAACAGTGGTTCCAGAACTTGTGATCGGTTGGTATCAAAACTGCTTAATTTTAAGATACCTCATTACAACATAATCAACAAATGTGGTAAAATTGAGTGATAATAATTCAACTTACTTTTATCCTGCGCGATTGCGTCCGTATTGTAATTTTACTCCTGCATACATTATTTTATCAAATCTTAAAAGAATATAATAGCCTTAAATCTGGTAAATTATTACCAATCAAACAGCCAAAGAGCCTTTAAACTTCATCTTGAGGTGAAGGGAATTGTTTATTCCCTGGCAATCAGTCAACAGGTACTATACTTGTCGGGTATATTTATGGTATACTGCATAGGCATACCTTTGGTTTAAAATAAGTTTATTGACCTCTTAGAAATTAGTTTATCTTAAGAACTTTGGGAGAAGCTATGTTTGGACGAGGCAGCGACGATACGAAACTTTGGCAACAAACCTTGCAGGCCCTGGTGCCTGAAACAGATTATCCTGAACGGATGAACGCATTGCTGGCCATGGTGGGCGAGTTGGCCGACGTGCCGGCCTGTTACCTTTATTTGCTGGATGAAAATCAGCGAGAGTTTTACCTGGAACATAGCTGGCGCAAAGACGACCACGCCGAGGCCATGTTGATGGCCAGTGAAGATATAGAGCAAGGCGCCGGGGGAATGATGCAAACGCCGCCCCTGAATGTGCAGCGGAATCGGGAGCTTGAAGCCGACCAATTACTGCCCACCCCGGTTGGCCCCCTCTATTCTGTGCCCCTGTTTTTGGAAACCGAAGCCGGCCCTGCGCCTATCCTGGTGGGGCTGCTGCAAATAGGCCCGTATGTGGACCGCGCCGTTTCCCGCAAAACCAGACAGGAATTGGCCGAGATGCGTTTCCCCCTGGCCTTGACCGTGCAACAAGCCCATCAACAAGAAGACCTGCGGCAAAAGTTGGCCGTTCTCACGGCCAGTTCAGAAGTGGGCCGCAAACTCCTGGGGTCAGCCCTGGATTTGGAGCGTTTTGTCAAACTTCTGCTGGACCTGGCCCTGAACGCCACCAAAACCGAGGCGGGCTTTGTGGCCATTGTTGATGCGGCCAGCGGGTATCTTACCATTCGCGCCCAGGCCAACCTGCCCCCAGCTTTTGTGGAACAACTCGATCTCTCGCCGGACACCGGCCTGTTTGATTGGTCGCTGGGAGCCGAGGGCGGGGGATTGCTGCTGCGAGATTTTGAATTCATTCAGCGGCAGGGCGCGCGCTCAATATTGGCCGTGCCGTTGTTTGACAACGACGAGCCGCTGGGTGTTTTTGCCCTGCTCTACTTCAAAGAAAGAGCCAAACTGCTGGCCGATGAAAATGTTTTAACCTTGCTTGGCGGTTTTGCCCAACAGATCAAGCTGGTCATTCACAACGCCCGGCTCTTTGAGTCGTTTACGGCCCAATACCTGGAAACGGTCAAAGGCCTGGCCCAATCGCTGGATGCCCGCTCTCCTTACACCCAGGACCATCATGCCAAAGTTACCGCCGTTTGTATGGCCATGGCCCGGGCCATGGACCTGCCCCCCGATGAATTAGAGGCCATTCACACGGCCTGCCAGGTGCACGATGTGGGCATGGCCGGTATTGTGGAAGTGGAAGGCGGTTTCCAGGCCGACTTTGAGCATCCCACCATTGGGGCCAGCCTGATCGAGGCCCTGCCTCTTCATCCCATGGTGCGGGGAACAGTGGCCACCCACCACGAATGGTACGATGGCTGGGGCTTTCCCCAGGGCTTAAAGGGCGAGGAGATTCCCATAGGGGGGCGGATTTTGGCGATGGCCGAATTTATTGTGGAAATGACCACGGGCAATCCATTCCGCGAGCCATGGGCTGCGGATAAGCTGATTGAGGAATTAGAGCAACGCCATGGCACCCAGTTTGACCCGCAGGTAACGGATATCGCCCTGGATTTGATTCGGCAGCAAAAGTTACATTTGATTCAGGAACAAATTAAATCATAAAGGGGTAAACGTTAAAATGGAATACAAGGTACGCAACGAGTCAGGCATAGCTATACTCGATTTGAGCGGTGAAATTGATGTGAGTACCGCCACCCAGTTACGCGACACTCTCATTGACCTGATTGAAAATAATGAGGGCCGGCTGCTGGTGAATATGAGCGACGTGGCCTATATTGATAGCTCCGGTTTGAGTGTATTGGTGGCCGCCCATAAAAAAGCCCAGGGCGCTAACGGCATGCTGGGCCTCAGCGGCCCACAGAAACCGGTGCAGCAGGTGTTTGAACTGACCCGCATGAACAAATTGTTCAATATTTTCCCAACCGTTGAAGAAGGAATCGCTGCCGTAAGCCAGGCCTAAATTTTCGTCCAAAATCCTTCCTAAGCGGTCAACTGCGTAAGCCCTACAGAAATTTAGCAGCCGGATATTTTTTTACGCATCCGGCTTAAACCTGGTCTCATTTATCTGAAATTTGCCGTGTGGTAAAGATGTCCAGGTCATACCCAGGCTAAACGCAACCTGAAGAGAGGTGACGATGGGGGAGTCAACGCAAAAATTGGTGATTGACAGCCGTCTGGAGGCTACCACCGAGGCCCGGCGCTGGATAGCCCAACAAGCCAGGGCTGCCGGTTTCGGCCCGGAAGTTATTTTTGCCGTTGAACTGGCGGCGGGCGAAGCCCTGGCCAACGTGGTGGAACACGCCTACGGCCAGCGGCCCGGCCACCAAATTCACCTCTCCCTGACCACCGACGAAAAGAAGCTCACCTTAACCATTCGCGATTTTGGCCGGAAGTTTGATGGGGCCGCTTTTACGCCTCACGATCCGGCAGCGGCGATTGAGAACGGGCGGGGGGTGTTTTTGATCTATGAGTTGATGGACGAGGTTGTTTACGATACCTCGCTGCCAACAGGCACTCAGTTGAAGCTGGTCAAATACCGGGGAGGCCAATAGTGCTGGATGTTTGTTTGATTTTGGAAGGAACCTATCCCTACCTGGTGGGCGGCGTTTCGGCTTGGGTGCAGACCCTACTGACCGGCCTGCCTGATCTCACCTTTGGCCTGGTGCACCTATCCGCCGATGAGGGACAGGCCAAACAGCCCCAATACCCCTTCCCGCCTAATTTGCGCCAATTTGTAGACTGGCCTCTGGACTTGGACCCCAATCCACGCTGCCCGGAGGATACTTATATTACCTTAAATGCCAACTTACCCCAGGCTCGGGTTTACCACGCCCTGTCTACCGGCTTTGCCGGGATGTTGGGCTGCCAGGTAAAAAAAGCCTCGGGCCGGCCCCTGATCCTCACCGAACACGGCATTTACTGGCGAGAAGTGGAAGTTGGTTCCACCGAGTTGGAATGTGGGTTTAGGGTGGTGCCGGACGGCCAGCATCGGATAGATTTGCAATCGTTGCGCCACCATTGGCGGGTCAAGTTGCAAGATATGGCCCAACAAACGTACCGGCAGGCCGACGCCATTACCACGGTTTGCCGGGCCAACGCCCGCTTACAAACCACCCTGGGCGCGCCTTCATCGCGGAGCCAGGTGATTTCTAATAGCGTGGATTGGCCGGCCCTGGCCCCGTCTGCGTTTCGTTCGCCAGCCGGGGATGGCGTGCCCCGGATTGGTTTTGTGGGCCGGGTGGTATCTATTAAGGATGTGTTGACCTTTATTAATGCCTGTCAATTGGTGGCCGCAGCATTGCCCCAGGCCGAGTTTTATGTCATTGGACCGCTGCATCACGATCCGGCTTACGTGGCTCGCTGTAGAGCTTTGGCCGCGGACTTGGGCCTGGCTGATCGGCTGACCTTTACCGGCGAAACAGACTCCCGGCCCTGGTACCGTCGCCTCGATGCGGTTGTTTTGACCAGCGTAAGCGAAGGCCAGCCCTTGGTGCTGCTGGAAGCGATGGCCGCGGGCACGCCCATTGTGACCACCGCCGTGGGTGGCTGCCCGGAATTGGTTTTGGGCGCAAGCAGCCGGGATCAAAAATTAGGTCCGGCCGGGTACTTGACCCCGGTGGGCAATCCCCAGGCCACAGCCTCGGCTATTTTGAACCTG
The genomic region above belongs to Anaerolineae bacterium and contains:
- a CDS encoding GAF domain-containing protein, encoding MFGRGSDDTKLWQQTLQALVPETDYPERMNALLAMVGELADVPACYLYLLDENQREFYLEHSWRKDDHAEAMLMASEDIEQGAGGMMQTPPLNVQRNRELEADQLLPTPVGPLYSVPLFLETEAGPAPILVGLLQIGPYVDRAVSRKTRQELAEMRFPLALTVQQAHQQEDLRQKLAVLTASSEVGRKLLGSALDLERFVKLLLDLALNATKTEAGFVAIVDAASGYLTIRAQANLPPAFVEQLDLSPDTGLFDWSLGAEGGGLLLRDFEFIQRQGARSILAVPLFDNDEPLGVFALLYFKERAKLLADENVLTLLGGFAQQIKLVIHNARLFESFTAQYLETVKGLAQSLDARSPYTQDHHAKVTAVCMAMARAMDLPPDELEAIHTACQVHDVGMAGIVEVEGGFQADFEHPTIGASLIEALPLHPMVRGTVATHHEWYDGWGFPQGLKGEEIPIGGRILAMAEFIVEMTTGNPFREPWAADKLIEELEQRHGTQFDPQVTDIALDLIRQQKLHLIQEQIKS
- a CDS encoding SpoIIE family protein phosphatase is translated as MRDNTEVLRQIPLFSSLPSDALSKLNQIAQEKFYPANKFLFHENDLGDRAYVIKSGEVMVVKSEGTADETMLGISGPGELIGEMAILEKQARSASVKAIKNTYTLEITAEDFKDLVSHTGVIGYQFLKMLSGRMREAGQDRLEKMANLVSVEREMQIARRIQANFLPTELPQPDGWQIAARFQPARAVGGDFYDAFAVTHDRIGFVMADVCGKGVGAALFTALVRSLLRAFAGQRRSLGRLFTLADDDLFTANRPAKQRRTLQTAGASVLLIVEDTNNYIANTHADLSMFATLFFGVLNPKNGSLAYINAGHNPPLIVNRAGQIKAQLESTGPVVGIIPDADFDIERVRLDPGDVLVTFTDGVPEARNPAGNQFSEARLQALAQQWANVPASVLLDQIESDLFGFIDTAKQFDDITLLAVRRCPDHVDCD
- the pelF gene encoding GT4 family glycosyltransferase PelF is translated as MLDVCLILEGTYPYLVGGVSAWVQTLLTGLPDLTFGLVHLSADEGQAKQPQYPFPPNLRQFVDWPLDLDPNPRCPEDTYITLNANLPQARVYHALSTGFAGMLGCQVKKASGRPLILTEHGIYWREVEVGSTELECGFRVVPDGQHRIDLQSLRHHWRVKLQDMAQQTYRQADAITTVCRANARLQTTLGAPSSRSQVISNSVDWPALAPSAFRSPAGDGVPRIGFVGRVVSIKDVLTFINACQLVAAALPQAEFYVIGPLHHDPAYVARCRALAADLGLADRLTFTGETDSRPWYRRLDAVVLTSVSEGQPLVLLEAMAAGTPIVTTAVGGCPELVLGASSRDQKLGPAGYLTPVGNPQATASAILNLCRNKEYWQQASAAGQERARRYYSTGRLCRAYRALYNKFIN
- a CDS encoding ATP-binding protein, translating into MGESTQKLVIDSRLEATTEARRWIAQQARAAGFGPEVIFAVELAAGEALANVVEHAYGQRPGHQIHLSLTTDEKKLTLTIRDFGRKFDGAAFTPHDPAAAIENGRGVFLIYELMDEVVYDTSLPTGTQLKLVKYRGGQ
- a CDS encoding STAS domain-containing protein; the protein is MEYKVRNESGIAILDLSGEIDVSTATQLRDTLIDLIENNEGRLLVNMSDVAYIDSSGLSVLVAAHKKAQGANGMLGLSGPQKPVQQVFELTRMNKLFNIFPTVEEGIAAVSQA